The genomic interval TTCAACAAATGATTGTATTTGCTTAGATCGGATTTCTTTGCTTTGGGTTCTAAAATTTCTGATATGGTTGCCACAGATTATCCTTTGATGAAATCAGTAAGATATTGCAATAATATTTTAGGCAAAAAAAAAGGCACAACCGTAATCACTCATCAATATTAAAATTGGCTGAGGAACTCGATTGTGCCTTCGACTTGTAAGACAATTTCTTACCCGGCAAGGCACCCCAAAAAGAGGTTATCCAAATCCTACCTTCGCCTACATAGAACCATTTCTTTAGTGAATATCGAAATACATTATTTCTTTGATCAGTTTCCAATCAGAAACTAAAAAACGCCCTAAGTAATTTGGCCTTTGAATTATTACTTAGAGCGACTTCTTTTTGTATATTTTTCGATCATTCATCTTCCTTAAAGAAGCCATGTAATAACATAATCCGGTTTGGCAATAAGGAGTGTTGTTATCTCAACTCCCGGACTAGCCGACTAAGCTAACATCCGAAATCTGAGTGGGGTTATGGCCTTTCCAAACAAGTTTGGATAAGCGAAAAATGATGGACTTTTTGGGAAGATCATTACATAACCTCTTTAAAAAAGATGAATCAAATTTAAAATCTATGGCCTTTCGTTATTTACGAGTAGAACATTAGAATTGACGTCGACTATTAATTCTTCAATATCGTTATCAATTTGTGCATTAGAAGATTCCAGTTCCGGCTTTTGCACGCTCTTCTCATTAACTTGTTTAGGATCCAAAGTGCTTTCATTATTCTGGCCTAAAAAAGTTGAAAAAGAAAAATTAATAAGTAAAAAAGGGACGGCAAGAAATGCAATCTGAACACAGATAACAGCAACGTTTTGAAGCGTTCTTTTTATCACCGTTTTCAAGCTAAGTACCTCTGCTACCTCTTTCATTTGTATCCTTAATTGTTTTTGTGCAAAAAAAAAGGCACAACTGTACTTCTCAGATAATGAGAAATTCAATTGTGCCTTCGACTGACAAACCGTTTGTTTGTCCGACAAGGACTGACTTAAGCAACTCTTAAGCCTAACCTTATTTTCTGTCGCAGTACAAATATTCGTCTGGGTTGATATCGTCTTTAATCTTTTTTTAAAGCAATTTAAAACTGATCAGTTTCTGACCAATGTATATATTTTTGAAAATAAAAATAAAAAAATCCCGCTTCCAATTCTCTTCCATGTGGGGGTACACTGCTTATTGGAAACGGGATAAATCTATAAATGTGGTATGAGATAAGCAGCTTAACGTATTGTTTATACAAGCATTATGTAGATAAAGCAATTATTTAATTTTCAGCATCCTTTTAGTAATCACAACTTTCTCTTCACTTTGCAAGCCTGATATTTCTATTCTGTAAAAGAATACTCCGCTGGATGTCTGGTCTCCAAAATTATTTGTACCATCCCATAAGCTTTTATATGTCCCATTTTTAAAATATGTATTTTCTAATGTCTTTATTTTCTGGCCTAGCAAATCGTAAATACTTAAAATTACATGAGAGTGTTCTTGAACAGTAAACTCAATTGTTGTGGAAGGATTAAAAGGGTTTGGATAATTTTTTAATAATTGATAGGAATCCCTGGTTATGGCCTTATCATTTATATGAGTTACATTTCCAAAAGAAAAGTTTTGCTTATTACTCCAGGGGCCATCACCCTGATCGTTTAAGCCCATTACTCGCCAATAATATTTTTTATTATCCTCAAATAAGTCAATCACAACAAACTCTGTGTCGATGAGTGTACTATCAAAAATTACATCTACAAAATGATTGTCATGTGCAATTTGCAGCAAATAGTTTTCTGCTCCATAGACGTTTGACCATCTAAAATTTAGATTTTGTAAGTCTAAATAATTTAAAGAATCTACTGGTGAAATAAGTCCTGGAGGTGTTTGAGGTGCTGCTTTCGAAGTTGTAAACTTCCATTTCTTAGACCATAGACTTTTTTCTGTACCACGCTCTGCCTGAACATGCCAATACAAAGTCTCATTAAAATGAAGCAGGCTTGTTGAATACTGTGTTTCTACTACTGATGCAGACTCAACAACATTATTAAATGAACTGTCCGTTGCTATCTCAAAAACATAGCCTTCTGCTCCAATTACCGATTGCCAAACAAAATCAATGCTAATTGGAGATAAATCAGTTGTTACATTTTCCGGTGATTGAAGATTTACTTGATCGAGGCTTGCTTGTTTTGTTTTAAACTGTGTTACTTCAGACCAATCACTTTCCCCAAAATCATTAGAATATTTAACACGCCAAAAATAATCAGAATCTTGATCCAGGTCTTTTAACACTGTCGTTTTTGCATTTTCAATATTTTCTCCAAAAACAACATTCGTAAATTGAGCGTCCGTACTAACCTGAACTAAATAATAATTATTGCCCTCTTCCACCGTGGGATCAAGAAGCAGCTCCCATTCTAATTCTAAATTCAAATACTCCTCATCAATACTTCCATCTAGCGGTGAGTAATTTTCAGCTTGTTCAAACTTGGAAATAAATGTGTTTGTTTCTGACCACTCACCAAATTCCTGTTCGCCACTCTCATTTTCTTTACCGGCCCTAACTTTCCAATAAAAATTCCAATTACTAAAAAGCCCATTCACTTCTTTTGAAAAACCATAAACAATTTCTTCATGGACCAATGTTGTAAAATCGGAATGGTCATCAATATATATTTCATAAAACTCAGCACTGTCAACCGGGCTCCATTCAAAATAAGCAGAGTCTACTGAATTATTTTGCGAATTATTAACCGGTAATAATAGAGATGTTGTTCCCATCTGGGCATATAAAATTGAAGTAAAAAGAATATACCAAGACATAATTGTTTTAAAATATTTCATTTGTGTACCCCCGTACATTTAACATTTTCAATATCTAAAAATTAAAGCCCGGTTCATTTAGATTTGTTAACCGGGCTCTTGAGATTATTTGAGATAAACAAGTTTTTTTACAATGTGGGCATTTTTACTTTGCAGCACATAAAAGTAAATACCAGATGCAGATGTAACACCAAGCTCGTTTCTTCCATCCCATTTTAAAGTATAAAAACCTAAATCAAACTTTTCGTTTGCAAGAGTTTTTACTTTTTGTCCCAGGCTGTTGTATATACTGATTTCTATTTCAGCGCTTTTGGGAACAGTAAACTGAATAGTTGTTTCACCATTGAATGGATTAGGATAGTTCTGGCTAAGTTCTATTTTCTTAGGTAACAAAGCGGTAACAGTTATTTTCCCTTCAACCTGGTAAACACCGCTATAAGAAACTGATGTCAAGGTATATTCATAACTCACACCAGGTTTTATTTTAGTATCCACATAACTGTAGTTTGTCTGAGAGGAAACCGTTCCCATCCCATCAATCTCGGTAACTACAATCTCATTTTCGGTATCAATATTCGTGCGGGAAATTATCCATTTAAGATTGTTCAATTCACTTTCACTACTCCACGCAATCTGAATTCCTTCTTTTGCTGCTACAACATTATAAGAAGCAAGTTCAACAGGTAACGATTGGTCTTCAGTATCATTTGATAAATACCATGATCCGGAAATATTGGAAGTAATATTTGAATATGATATCCAGTTTTCAGAAGAATTGTTAGAAGTGTTGTAAGGTCCAAGGTTTTGACTTCCTGTATCAACCCATAAATAAGGTGCTGAATCATTTTCACCACTTGGTACTTCATCATTGGAGTTATTTGTACCATCTGAATAATATGCTTTTATATCAAGGTCATAACCTGTTGCGCCAACCGGAACGGTTGAAACATTATAATAGCGTTCATAGGCATTATAATTCACATAGCTGCTGTCAATAAGCTCAACTGAAATCGAGGTTAAGTTACCAAGAGTATTAACAGTTATTTCCACAGCATTGTTAAAAGTATATGTATTACCTGCTGAAACATTCTGACTTTCATTAAATAACCACCTAACATTACCAGGAGTGGTTGCACCATTATCACTTTCGTATCGGGCACCTGCTAATGTTCCATCATAATTATTAAAAGTCATGCTGCCTGTTCCATCATAATTAATATTATTTGTCGGTGCAGACCCTCCACCATTAAAAATAACCGAGTTTACATTTCCTAAAACCTGGTTGTTTGAAATTCTCAGATAGCTGTTTTCAGTTCCATTTTCAAAAACACATCCTTCCAGCTTATTGCTTGTGTTAATAGTTGCTCCGCTTTTTACGTTAACACCTGATCCATTTGTATAAGCAAACTTAGCATACTTTGCATTTAATGTAGATCCACTATTTACAATAATTGGATAATAACCTGATGATCCATAGCGTGTTATTTCAGCAAGTGAAGATGAATTTGTGCCTATGGCTTTCAACTCTCCCCCGCTTTCAACACTTATACCGCTGGACCCACCTTTTACTTTTACGATGGCATCTGTGTTAACATCTAATACACCCTGTATCGAGATTTGATTTGAGGTTCCATTTCCGGCTGATATTTCTTTTGCATTTGTGTAAAATGTACCGGCTGTAATCAGTAAATCATTCAGAATGCGCACATTATCCAAGGCATAAATCCCGCCTCCCGAGGTATTGATTGTGAGATTGTATAAATCGGAACCATTGGTTTGCAAAGTATCTGTTTCGCTGCCAAGAAATGTCAACGTTCCAGTGCCACTATCAAAAAGCCCGCTGCTGTTTAGAAAATTACCATCGGTAAAAACATTGTGGTTACCAAAAACCAGACTACCGGAAATTATACTGACGTCTTTTTCAATTCGGGTATCAGTATCAGTTATTGAAACCTGGGCTGTAGCGCCTTTATTTATAAGTAAATTGTAAAACCTTTTCCCTGATCCTGTTCCACCGGAAGATAAGTTTTGAACATTGTTTCCCTGGAAAATAACTGTTGAGTTTCCATGAGAAAAAGTCCCGCTGTTTGACCAATCTCCGGAAAGCAAAACTGTATCAAGATTTGAGTTTACAGTAAATGATGCCCCGGACGCTATCTCAAAATTACCGGAAACTGTTAAATTATTTCCGCTATTAAGTGTTAAGCTTCCGCTACTAATGGTTAAGGTTTTACAAGAAGCATCGCTACTGCTTATAGTTGGCAAATTACTCTTCGTAGTAATAATAACTTTTTCAGAATCTGCCGGTACAGCTTGAGGTGACCAGTTATTTGCTGTATGCCAGTCTGAACTAACTGTTCCTGCCCATGTACGTGTTACAGTTGTATATGCCCAGGTTATTTTAGAGTCCGGATCATATTCGTAAGCAGAGCCTTCAAAACTTCCGGAAGCATCTTCAAAATTGTAACTGCCAGTACAATTAGTTGCATAAACATTGTATGAGGTTCCTCCTGGATTTGATGGAAATTGAACATCACTAATTTTATTTGCGCCTGTCAAAGTTTGAGAATTACTATTAAGATTTAAAAATTTACCATTTGTTACGCCATTGCTAAAAGTCCCGTTGCTGAAATTATTTGTAAGATCAATCGTAGCGCCATTTACATAAATCCCATTTTGGTTCATGTACTCAAACAAATAATGCTGCGCTGAAATCCCTGCCCCACTTTGAACTTCAAAACTATAACTTCCTGTTGCTGAACTTCTGCCAACCCGTGCAATATTGCCGGCTGTACCAACTACATTTATGTGACCGCCGCTTGCAACTGTTAATGAAGCTGTATTATAAAGCCTAAGTTGGGCACCGGCATCAACATCTAATAAACCATTTACAATCACCTGATCGCTTCCATTTCCGGCATCAAGTATCTGGCCATTCAGGTCCAAAGTATCGGTAGCATTGATTGTTAAATCTTCAGTCAATGTCATTTTATCTATCAAACTGTAACTGGATGAAGTACCATCGAAAACGACATTATAAAAAGAAGAATTATTTGATTGGATTGTTTTTGACGCAGTGCTTGCATCAAAATGCACTTTAGAGTTGCTGGCAGTAAAAGTACCGCCGGAGTTTGTCCAATTTCCTGTTACATAAATATTGCGGTTTCCGCTGGCATTTAATGTGCCGGATTGAATAGTCAAATCATTATTTACATAAATATCTTCAACACCGCTAAAAGTACACGAACCTGCTGTTTTGTTTATAACAAGGTTATAAAACTCTTTTCCCGTACCACTTCCCGGGGCCAGTAAGTATTGTGTTGTCACACTTCCATTCATGGTTAAAGTATTTTGAACACCTGCCCCGTTTGCAAGCAGATATCCATAATTATAATACCTGTCGCCTACAGTAATATTGTAGTTATTTGCAGAAACATCTAAAGTATCTCCTGCGGAAACGGTTAAACGACCGGCTACAATCACATCGCTGTTTTCGAGAACACGACGGCCAGTATTTTCACTTTGGTGTGAAATTTCCAACCAACCATAACTTATTGTATCATTGTCGGCTTCTTTTGTCCGTACAGTTTGAGTCATATTACCATCGTAACGAACATAACTGTCTGTTGCCAGGCTTATAGTGCTAAAGTTTGATGGAAAATTATCAGCACCACGTACATATAAACGAACAGCGCTTTGAAGTGTAAAAGTATCACTACCTCCTGTTCCATCTATTGTATAGGTTTGCTGGTTCAGACTGGTTACTCCATTATTTACACGCAGTTCACCGGTAACATTGATATTTACATAAAGAGTTTTACCATTATTGCCACCAAAATAAATATTGTTAAATGTAGGTGTGGAATTTCCACTGATTGACTGGGCTCCGTTTCTGTCAAAAGTAATAGTACCGGTTCCGCCTGTAAAAGAACCATTGTTTGTAAAATTAATTTCAAGTGTAACAATTGCATTTCCACCATTTACCGTTGCGCCGGAATTGATAGTTATGCTCCCGTTTACATCAATAGAACCACTCAATGTTTTTGTACCGGTACCTGAAAATTCAATATTATAAAAGTCATTTGTACCGGAACCACTTACCGAT from Calditrichota bacterium carries:
- a CDS encoding T9SS type A sorting domain-containing protein translates to MKYFKTIMSWYILFTSILYAQMGTTSLLLPVNNSQNNSVDSAYFEWSPVDSAEFYEIYIDDHSDFTTLVHEEIVYGFSKEVNGLFSNWNFYWKVRAGKENESGEQEFGEWSETNTFISKFEQAENYSPLDGSIDEEYLNLELEWELLLDPTVEEGNNYYLVQVSTDAQFTNVVFGENIENAKTTVLKDLDQDSDYFWRVKYSNDFGESDWSEVTQFKTKQASLDQVNLQSPENVTTDLSPISIDFVWQSVIGAEGYVFEIATDSSFNNVVESASVVETQYSTSLLHFNETLYWHVQAERGTEKSLWSKKWKFTTSKAAPQTPPGLISPVDSLNYLDLQNLNFRWSNVYGAENYLLQIAHDNHFVDVIFDSTLIDTEFVVIDLFEDNKKYYWRVMGLNDQGDGPWSNKQNFSFGNVTHINDKAITRDSYQLLKNYPNPFNPSTTIEFTVQEHSHVILSIYDLLGQKIKTLENTYFKNGTYKSLWDGTNNFGDQTSSGVFFYRIEISGLQSEEKVVITKRMLKIK